The following is a genomic window from Struthio camelus isolate bStrCam1 chromosome 17, bStrCam1.hap1, whole genome shotgun sequence.
GGTACTggtaacaaagaagaaaacacagtgaaGATGGGCTCCAGTTCAGCAACCTTCTGCTGCAGTATCTATGACAGCCTGATGTGTAGTAAAGTAGCAAACATTGTCTGGAAGAATGCAAAACACGCACAAGTGGTTGCGGCAATAGGTGCTAgtcaagagctctgcagaggcCTCGGATACGTTGAAACCTCCAACTAAGGGAACGTGCAGAACGGCAAGAGCAAGAACAGGAAAGGGTTAGCAGTAGAGAAAAGAACAGGCGGGTGTTTTGCTAGTAAAGTTAACTGGCCCTGTCACATCTCAGTTAACCCTTTCACGGATCTTCTTGGCACGTCACATAGCGAACAAGATTCAGATGAGCCCAGTGAAAACTCTACTGGATGGGCCAGTAGGTGCCATTGCGGACAGGACAAACCATACCTGCAAGCGCACAGCCTCTGCTGGACCAGAGCGCAGATGCAGGTCAGACCCTCAGCACTGCCCTGTGCCAGAGGGTCTCAGTGAGCCAGAGAGACAGGCCAAGGTACCCCAGGAACATGGTCTCCCCTTGTTCCTCCCATACTCACCTTCTACAATATTGCCTGCCTAGAGCAGCTCCCTCCTGTTCCCAATTTACAGAGCGATCTTGCCATcatcccttccttccctgcctcccttctGTCTCACTTTCCAGTCCTGTCCCCTCGCAGGCTGCTCTAGCCCAACTCCTCTTCATCCTTCTGAGTGTCTAAGTGAGACAGGCAGGACTGCTGCCCTGAGGGGTTCTCCAGGTGACTCCTAGGCTCCAGCCAGCTGTGGAGATCCACCTAGAGCACAGCCTCAGCTAAGCCAGGGGAAACCAATGATCAAATGGACACACAAGACTGAGTGGAACAGGGCTGAGCGTGCACGCAATGCTGTTTGCTTCATTATTTCTTTCCTAcagcatttttaaatgatttacatCACTCCACAACAGCCCTGTTGTCTTAGCAGCAAGGCCCACAGGAAACTTTGTCCAAATATTTTTGGCTGGGAGATGTCTCGCTGAGTCCCTTAACGGGGAAAAAGAACATTAGAACTTGCAGTAGTTCCCGCCCCACAGGTGTGTGTGGTGTAGCCACCACACTCAAAGCAGGGCTTTAGatgtagaaataaagaaaagcctCTTACGTGGTGTCCTCCCACCGCTGCAGACACTGGCTGTGAAAGCTGTGGTTACACAGTGTGGTAAGGATCCCATTCACAGACTCATCCATCCTCTCCAGACACACTGTGCACTTTGGGAGCTCTGTCAGATCCATTACAGGCAGACTGGCCCCCTTGAAAAGAACAGGCAGAGATAAACTGCTCAGCATCTTCCAATCACCATATAGTAAGCACCcacataagaaaaaataaaaaccttaaaaGTCTTAAAATCTCTCTTATTACTCCTGGCAGTGGGGTGCAAAAACACTACTAGGTATTCCTGTGAGTCTACACCGTGGTTAGGAACTTCCCAGATACAAAAGAAAAGTGATCTATGACACATTTAATAGACCACATCCTCCTCACCACACCACAGACGCAatggggctgctgcttctgcagccagcCTTCTTCAGTTTTCTGGATTCATCAGATCTACTGCATATCTACTCTAGATTAGAGACACCACAGTAGTGAGCTACAAAGCCCATAAAGTCACTGAACAAACTCTCCCAAGTAGAAACAAAATGAGTTTGGGGCTGATGTTAAGCAGTTTTTAGCGTCCTGCCCAGTGCAAAATAATCCTGTTAAAACTCTCTcaaatgcaagggaaaaaaaaaccacacacacataacaaaaaacccaatacagaaacacacacaaaaaaagtaccACACAATCAACTTACATCTTCTGATTTGAAGACTTCAGCCCTTTCCACATACACCAACTGGCAAACATCTTCCTCTATAGAGTTGAACTGCCGACCATTGCATGCCATATAAAAGCTATCTGCATCAGCCTATGTATAAACCAAGGGAAGCcagttaaaaagagaaagctttCCAGCTGACACTACCaagcaagaggaggagaaatctgctgcatcctctcttcccccctgcgcCAAGTCCCATGATATCAGAggagacatttcagagagtcagtTCCTGCCAGCAGGCACTGCATCTCCACGCTGGGTTTAGTGCCATTTTCTACCACTTGAAGTCCAGAAATGAAGTTCACAGCAGCGATGGCTACTCTGATATTTGAATACTCAGCAGCAATAACGCCCTTCTCTGTTCAGCATCAGTTTTGCCCCTCGTCAGCAATTTCAGTGCATTTGCAAAGCATGGcgtctttgcaaaaaaaaattaaaaacaggggAAGAGAGGGCTGCATTCCAGGACAGATACTTGCGTCAGGGAAAGTAACAACAGTTGAACTGTGGGAAGGGATCCATTTCACTGGGAGCAATTCAGGCATGCTCTGAACCATCTCTGAGAGTCACTTGCAAAGAGGcagaaccaaaacaaaacctGTCAAACATGTCATTCTATTCACTCAGTGACCTACCCAAACCCTATCCCTAGGGAGTGATCCCACCAGCTGCAAATGAGCTGAATGCCAGGTTCCCATATTCCTAGTTGCCCCAGCCAGGTGCACAAAGGCCCATGAAATAGGCTCTTGCTACCTGCAGAGATAGCCATTAGGGGACAGGGCTTCAGAGAATTTCCTAAGAAACAGGAATTCAGAGTGAATTGACTTTATGACTTTGCTGCAAAACAGTGCAGCACTTGGTATTTGCCCAAAGTCGATACAAAGTGATATACAAAAAGACATCTTTGGGTCAACAGCACATAATGCAGAACACATACAAGTACCGCATGTTCACAAAAGGCATGGAAAATATCTTATGGAGCATTTGTGGTTGGGGGAAGGGCTGACCAAGCCATCTCCACGACCCCAGAATATGTTGTTTGcagctgggagaaaggaaggtACAAACAAGAGGGTCCACACAGGAATTGGCAGGGGGAATGCCTAAAGCAATGTAACTCAGGAAGACCTGTGAGCAGCAATGTGTGATGTCTAGTTACCAATTCATCCCTTAGACTAAGTTTTTGGGGATACTGCCCTTTTCACACTATATCGGCAGTGGAAGGGAGACCACCCAGCTcctcaggaaagctggccaaGACTTCTCTAAAAGGCAAACAAAGCCCAACTGGCTAGGTTCCTTCTGTCCATCATAGCACAATGTACTGATCTCTTTGTGAACATGCAGAGACACGTGCTGTCctcttcttactctttttttgaGAGCAGAAAGAATATATTATGCAGAGTATGAAACTGAAAGAGCGCACTGACCTCTGAGGTAGCAGACAACAGGGTTTGTCtacgtatctttttttttttttttttttaaatatctgccaGCAAGAAATGCAATAGACAGAACACGACAGACACTTGCCTCCAGTTCACAGCGTGGGTCTAATCCTAGTCAGCAGCCCCAAGAAAGCGCCGGGCAACAGGACAGGCCTGTTTCGCAGCAGGTAAAATGCTTCTTGGCTAACAGCTGGCCAGTGAAGCCAGAGAGCACCCCTGAACGGCAGCTACATGACACTGTGGCAACCCTTTCACAACAAGGGGATCTCTGGCTCTTACCTGTGAGCTAAACTTTATCAGCACCATGTACTGGTTTGGAGTAGAATCTCTGATGATTTTCATATGCTCAATTACTTCATAGAAGGAGGCCACAAACTTCATCAGGTCATGACTGGTCATTGTAGCAGGGACTGTGAGGATGCACAGCATGGCGCTGCGCCTTACATCTTCTTTTAAGGAGGTCATCTTGCTGATAAGACAATAGTTAGACAACTTCATGTCATTTTACAGGGAGGACAAAGGCACAACTGGATACATCACACTTCCAGTACCTGCAGCTCTTAGAATAATTTTGTTGTTAATCTCAATCCTCTTTTACATATTTGTAAATACTAAGAAAGGGAAGCAAGGGGTTGTGTAGGTACTTGGAATACTCGTATGAAACTATTCCTCTTTAGCAAAGGATTAAAATGGGCAGCTccaaaaaacaatgtttttgtcAGGAATAATTTGACATCTGTTTTTCTATAGAAACAGTTGAAGTTGGCAAGCCACAGAGGCTCATAACTATTCCTGGAATGAGTGAGCAATGTTTGCTACTATTTCAAATGCCCATTttgtgtctcctgatagctttcaGGAAGACGTGAAACAGAAGTTCTCATGCAATTATAAGGGAACGGTGTGGAATTGCAATCCCTGAAATAAGGGGTGAAATCTCTAGCTTCAGATAGCTCATTAGGCCTGCAGCCAAGATCCTGGAGGTCACAATTTAACTGTGGGATCCCTCAAGAAGCTGCTTTCAAATACCATCTTTCAGGAACCAGCATTTGTCATATGTTCTTACGGCTAGTCCCTGGCATGAGCACTCTCTACCCAGAGTGGCGTCACCACAGCTGGGAGACCTGAGCCAATCTCAAGTTCTACCATTAATGCAAGGCACCATCTGCCATCGCAGGTGAAAAGTCACCCTTCCTGTTTGTCCCTGCTCAGCCAGCTCAGGAGCCAGAGCTCTCAGGTGACCAACTCACCCTTCTGGATGGTGGCATGATTCAGGAGCACTGTTCCCACTAGAGCTACAATTAGTCAAGCATTCTTACTTTGTTTTGTACAGATGCATAATGCCATGAACTATTTCAACTGATGGATTCCCGCTGAAGAAGGAAATCTGGTCAGGGAGCTGTTTTGAAGGCGAGTCTGGAGCAGCCTCACGCTCTTTACTTTGATCGTCATGTTTATTTTTGTCCTCAGCAGATGTAGCCTCtgaagattttcttccttccatgGCAGCTTTTGTTTCATCTTTTACAAATCAAAAGCTTTCAGATTACTAACCGCACATCAGAAACATCTACTGTTCTCTAAGCATAGCCTGCATGTACACAACAGCACTCTGAGAAGTCAAATTACATCCCTGGAAAGCAACAGAAGCAGACACCTCTAATCTTTGCTGTTCCAGGGGTGTCTCAGGAACTGGCAGACACCTTGTGAGAGCCCCTGGCAGGACCCCAGCGCTGTGAATCCAGCTAGGCAAGTTCTGTACTGTGCCAGGCCAAATCCCAACAGACACTGACACAAACACAAAGCAACCAGGGCAGGTTTGCTGAGTACGGGCAAGGTGAGCCACACAGCAGCACGCTagtccttctgctctgctttcgTGGCGCCTTTGACAGGACTTGGCATTGCTCTCCTTAAGCTTCCCACCTATCAGGGAACGTAACGTCTGTAGAGCTGAAACACTTGACTCCTAtgggccaggcagcacagcccaaaaTAAATTAACGCTTTATGTAGTGAGAAACGCTTGTGAGGAAGAACTGGCTTTCCTATCCAGTCCCCAACACACAATCCTTAACTTCTCCAATTGTTTCCTAACATGGATGACTGACTAAGGACCTGCAAATCCACCAGTTTTAACCATCCCAATATTCCTAAGGTAGCTGTCACCCACAGGACCTTATGCCTGGGGGAGCATCCCATTTCCTTTCCACTTTAAGGAGGAACTTTATACAAGGGGGTGGGCAACAACCATAAACCGAAAACCCGGCACTTCCTCCTCGCGAGGCTGGTACCTGGCCGGGGCTGGATGGTCTCGATGATCACATCAGTCATCTCCCTGCGGCCGAGGTGCTGGTGGAGGATGGCCGCCCGCTCCCCAGGGCCTTTCCCCTCCAAGCAGGCTGGGACAGCGGCTGGGGCCGCCCCGGTGCTCTCCGCGGCCATCTCCGGAGCTGCGCAGGGAAGAGAGAGCTTAGGACGGGCCGGCGGGAGCAAAGCCTCGACGCTAGGGGATAACGGGACCCACCGGGGACCCCGACACCCTCACGGGGACCCAAACACCGCGACCCGACCCCCCCCACACCTCTCCCCGGGGACCTAGGCGCCTCGGAAAGCCCCCTCCCCCACCGCGGGGCATGGCCGACCCGCACCCCGGTCCCGGTGCCCCGGTGGGAGCGAAGAGGAACGGACCGACCGGGCCCGCACAGACTCACCGGCCGCGTTATAGGCGAAGCCGCCGGGCGACGGCGAGTGCTCGGCCAGCTCCAGCCGGATCACCACCAGGGACACGCTCATGGGCCCGGGcaccgcgggccgccgccgccgcgctccgagGCCAACGGAGAGGAGGCCGCCGCTTCCGCCTCGCGCACCTTTGCCCTCTGACCCCGGCGGGGTCACGCCGGCGCCGCCGTGACGTAGCGGCGACGTGACGTCGCGGCGGCGGCCGAAGGAGGAAGAAGAACTTGGCTCCGGCTTCTTCTCGCGCGACTTCCAGGCCTGTTCTCGCGAgacttggcggcggcggcggggggtcaAAGGGCACTGAAGCTTGCCCTCTTCCTGGCAAGGCAgggcctgggggagctggggctcggggagggcccGGAGGGGACGTATGTCCCCTCCgggccctccccgagccccagcgccCCCGAGGTGGCCCTAGGGGGTGTGATGGGAGCGGAGCAGGGGtgtattccccccccctcccccgaggcAGGCCTGCGCCAGAGTAGCAGGCCCCGTTGCCATGGCAACGCCGctaggcccgggggggggggttggggaagGCCCCCCAcggccttggccaaagggcaggaaaaaaaaaatctccttcgtTTTCCCTGAAAGCAGCCACGGCTGGTCCGAAAGTCATCGCGTGGCGCCGCGTTTGCTCACGAGCTGCGTGGCGATGCTCAAACGCCACATGTGTTGTTTTTCCAGTGACAGCGCGCCTCCGCGACTCTGCTTTTACAGCGGTTCCCATCTCTGCGCGGCCGGCAGCATGTACCTGCGGCGTGTTTTCCGTGCCCCGTGCTGGTGGGGTGCCGGCATCCCCCAGCCCGTGCCATGTGCGGCGCTGGGGTTGGTCCGGGGCAGGTGTTCCAGATCGTGCCTGTATAAAGCGGTAATCTTTGACGTAACCGGAGTGCTTCTGCCTGCCCCTTACAAGGTAGCTGCAGGTGCGTAGCCTCATCCTCATCTCCCTGTGCGATCTTTATGCATACAGGCAAAATGAATTTCACGTTTCTTCATCGGTGGTTCCAGCAAGGTATTCAAGAATTTGCTTGCAGTGACTTTGA
Proteins encoded in this region:
- the BRAP gene encoding BRCA1-associated protein, which encodes MSVSLVVIRLELAEHSPSPGGFAYNAAAPEMAAESTGAAPAAVPACLEGKGPGERAAILHQHLGRREMTDVIIETIQPRPDETKAAMEGRKSSEATSAEDKNKHDDQSKEREAAPDSPSKQLPDQISFFSGNPSVEIVHGIMHLYKTNKMTSLKEDVRRSAMLCILTVPATMTSHDLMKFVASFYEVIEHMKIIRDSTPNQYMVLIKFSSQADADSFYMACNGRQFNSIEEDVCQLVYVERAEVFKSEDGASLPVMDLTELPKCTVCLERMDESVNGILTTLCNHSFHSQCLQRWEDTTCPVCRYCQTPEPVEENKCFECGVQENLWICLICGHIGCGRYVSRHAYKHFEETQHTYAMQLTNHRVWDYAGDNYVHRLVASKTDGKIVQYECEGDMCQEEKIDALQLEYSYLLTSQLESQRIYWENKIVRIEKDTAEEINNMKTKFKETIEKCDSLEQRLNDLLKEKQSVERKCSQLNNKVAKLSNELKEEQELNKCLRANQALLQNKLKEEERVLKETCEQKDLQISEIQEQLRDVMFYLETQQKINHLPAETRQEIQEGQINIAVASSASSSTGGTGKPSSRRGRGKRGK